The DNA region atttgttgttttaatttttcttttaaaatttaattttctatttatgtttttcattgtaATCGTATTTCTGTTTTTGTAAtcttatttgtatataaatatttatcaaaatctattttataaaatgatagcAATTTAAAGTTGACTCGTATACGTTTCTTCGTAATCATATGTCCGTATGTAGGTTTCTTCGTAATCATATGCTCATCTGCCCGTTTCTTTGTAacattttctgtaattttttttgttatatatatttttccacgcaaatttaattacatatttgtatttttccatgtaatcatatttgtgttaaattttattattattattagtaaaagGTTATGATAATTtgattgaatttgtgatgttgtCTAAGTATACACATGTCTTAtagtcataaatattttgtaatttaattgtaaacaaaaaagtatatatttttttttaaagtatagcaaattttaaataatattttcgtAGTAACTAAATagatgaaattatattttttcattaaattttcatgattttgatatcataattaattataataatgtTATTATGTCACAATAATTTTGAtgcaattaaaaataatttttgaaaatttgatctCATTGTAAATGAAAAGGTCCATTTGAATTGTTAAAAAccaattatatttcttttaaaatctcgTGACATATCAAGGCCCATATCTCAATTTGGGAAAAAACAAATCAAGGCCCATATCCAAATTTAAAACTCGTGACATATCGAGCAGTTATATAAATGGTTGGTTGTGTATAGATACAGTTATCATACGAATAAACAGTTACATATagcatttgtatttttttttaaattggacctgacctttatcaactggtcatgatccaaaattaatagtattgatttgtatttttccatgtaatcatatttgtgttaaattttattattattattagtaaaagGTTATGATAATTtgattgaatttgtgatgttgtCTAAGTATACACATGTCTTAtagtcataaatattttgtaatttaattgtaaacaaaaaagtatatatttttttttaaagtatagcaaattttaaataatattttcgtAGTAACTAAATagatgaaattatattttttcattaaattttcatgattttgatatcatatataattataataatgttATTATGTCACAATAATTTTTGAtgcaattaaaaataatttttgaaaatttgatctCATTGTAAATGAAAAGGTCCATTTGAATTGTTAAAAAccaattatatttcttttaaaatctcgTGACATATCAAGGCCCATATCTCAATTTGGGAAAAAACAAATCAAGGCCCATATCCAAATTTAAAAACTCGTGACATATCGAGCAGTTATATAAATGGTTGGTTGTGTATAGATACAGTTATCATACGAATAAACAGTTACATATagcatttgtattttttttaaattggacctgatctttatcaactggtcatgatccaaaattaatagtattgattttatctcaaaatcaaaaaaaattgtacaatAAATATTTTCCAACAGTCTACCCGAATAAACCAAAGGTGCCATGGCCAACCTGGGTAGATACGTCATCAAAATTCATGAAACGGACAATGAATATTTCAATTTTGATATACAGtagaaactctataaattaataatgttagaattttaaaattttattaatttatagagatattaatttacaaagttttcttatttagatttttattttaatatatattattctaagataagaaaaatatttgattttagtgtatagacattaattgttattttttgaaatttgaaatttatattaattttattatattatttggtgtatataatatatcttgcataaaatttaaatgtgggtttagatataatattactaaatctgaaaaaaatatactaaatgtTAAGAAATATAAAGGTAATTCTATTGggaatatgaaaaataatataataatagtttcgtatttatataaaatatgtatacatatatattgttaatttataattttaatgagactatatatttaagtataaatttttaaaaactattatcttattattttatcgatttgtgtcGAATATTGAATCGATTCAAATTGAGGCcggcaaaatttattaatttatagaaattattaatttatcgaatattagtttataaagattttactgtatatataatatgttagaACTTTGAAATACTATATTTATTCTAGGGGTTTCAAAACAATATACCCATGAGAGTGGTGAGGAGAGAAACAAATATAATGAGCTGGAAGGCGAGATGATATTGTCCCTCAACGCCCATGTGGTCGGCTGAGTGAAAATGGAAGAGAAGTAGCTCCTGTGTGAAGGCAGCGGCTAAAGCTAGGAGGGTTAGCCCCTCCGAAGCCGCCGCTCTAGGCTTTGCTCGGTCAAGCACGAGTGCTAAAACAGCATAAGCCAATAAGGACATGCCGATGGAAGAATGTTCGAAGTTGCGGGGCTGGTGTTTTATTAGTCCGAAGAAGAGCTCCACTGACATGAAAACTGATGAATATGACATGATTAAGTAGAGCTCTAAGTACCTGGTCTTTGATGTTGGAAACCATGGAGATGAATTGAATGTGTTTGGTCGTAGACAAAAGAGTTTTATGTTGTTAAATAAGTGCCATAAGCCAAATGCTACGAGCGCACAACCGTATAAAATATGTCCTTCACGAAGTCCCATGCTTGGGTTTTATGTCTTAGtgatctttttcttctttttttttgtcttagtGATCTTTGGTTTGCGATTATGAGCAAGAAGCATCGATAAATCGATGGAATGGGTTTTATATTAAGCGTTTGCCCAAACTGTGATTGATTTTACTTTGGGGAGGGGTGATTATTAAATCACTATTGTAAACTGGCCAGCCTGGCTGATCTTTTATACAAGTCACAAAAACCCATTTGCAAATAGATTAGGGAAATTTGGCGtaacaaagaaaattaatattttaatcacaACGTAGTTGATAAACTATGGTGAGAAAGACAGGTCACCGGTCACGCACGCATAATGGAATGCGTTTCATATATTCACTGcataatcaaaacaaaagataaCTGTGGTATTCATAATAAAAAAGATAACTGTTGTAttctatatataaattataagatAGAcagtttaaaaagaaaaaagatagaCAGTTTTCTTTGATTATATGGTTTCTTATCTTTCtctcatttttaatattttgttgtttgtttgttttcccGTTCtgatattattctttttaaatatttccaaaataagttgattcaaattaaaaagaatataaatttttgtgTATACTCCataatatatcttttaaaaatcagataaattcatttttcaaaagaataaataattagaagaaataatttatcttttatgtaaaacattatatttttggtaaatgttaaaatttatatcattttcaattttaaatgtTGGTTACAACTTATTTgagcaaataaaaaaactaaaccaaactcaGTTAAACGCTTCAAAGAGGCCCGATGTTAGAAAAGTAGAATTCAAAGAGGCTCCATGCCTTAACCCTTGGAAATGGGGTTTTGCCACCTCCTTCCAACCTTAAAAGCTTATAAATTTtagatacaaaataattaaaactaaaatcaaatgaagggaataaaatatttgaaatgttTTGAGTAAGTACGAATAAACCTTGTAAAAATAcctgaaatattatttttttaatataaaaatacctGAAATATTATTGGTTTAAGTATTTTGAAAGCTTATGTTTGCTTGCAGGCTCCATCCCTTAACCCTTGGAAATGGGGTTTTGCCACCTCCTTCCAACCCTAATATTAAGTATTAACACGATATACAGTTGTAAGTTGTAACTCAAACATTGATTTCGTGAGACTTGGCTGAGGCTCCACAGCTCAACAATATTTAATTAGAGTCGACTAAACTTAAAGCATCATTCACCTTGTCTGTTAAATGGGTTCTTAAGGGGTTGGTCCCACGGTTTTTATAAGTTTCTTATGGGTCTTTTGTAAATAGCGACTTTAATTTGGTTCTTACATTGTTCGCGAATTCCATTGACACATGACAATCTGCaattgttttatcttttattttttttatcagacaaaaaaaaaaacctagtGCAGGATTAATGGTGCCTTTATAACCCCAAAAAACATTTAGATGCTTTTTAGGTCATTAAATCTTATGCGCGCAGTGTGTTGAGTAGATAAAAACGTGGTGgtcattttttttccaaaatggagtaaaaataattatgaagtAAAAAATGCTCCAATTCCACTATATTTTTCATTCCATAATAaaatttactccataaatagagtaatttattttttatttgttcatcatttcattataaaatagaatgaggctaaagaattttttattccataatcacttttactccgttttggaggaaaaatagaattttacaTTGGATATGCTCTTACAGCTGTTGAATATTCCAATCTCAACTAAATTTTAAGAGTAGATTTCATCTAAATTCTAACATGATTAATTACAAAACAAACCTACACATACTTCTTTTTCCGTCACTCCGAAAACTTCATGTGACACTAAAATACGTCTTTCGAATTTTGGAGATTTTATGTGACACTAagaatttttttcctaaaatctACTCACAACAGACTTTTCCAGAATCATTTTGAAAAGGTCAaacttcagaaaaaaaatttgatcaatttcaaaaataacttgattattaaagaaattttctcttgtaaaattgaaaattaactAAACACAAAGTAATCCAAAAATTTACAAATGAAGAATCCTCAAAATTAT from Raphanus sativus cultivar WK10039 chromosome 8, ASM80110v3, whole genome shotgun sequence includes:
- the LOC108821705 gene encoding uncharacterized protein LOC108821705 produces the protein MGLREGHILYGCALVAFGLWHLFNNIKLFCLRPNTFNSSPWFPTSKTRYLELYLIMSYSSVFMSVELFFGLIKHQPRNFEHSSIGMSLLAYAVLALVLDRAKPRAAASEGLTLLALAAAFTQELLLFHFHSADHMGVEGQYHLAFQLIIFVSLLTTLMGIALPKSFLVSLVRSSSIAFQGAWLILIGFMLYTPSLIPKGCYFQDIEIFFFFCLTWGVAKSLANLEFSWLFVINTIFVVTLYLILDRVYGGNVQCSSLTTSYQSEQYDEERQHFEPHSTQKMCSVQMGKLVDHGDKM